In Chroicocephalus ridibundus chromosome 21, bChrRid1.1, whole genome shotgun sequence, the sequence GAACGTATTGCAGCTAGGACAGAGTGCAGCATCCTTGGCCCTAACCTCTCCCCTCCGTCTCCTCAGCGCTATCTGACCTCTGAGGCTGAGGACCATCACCGCCTTTTTGACCTCATTGAGAGCATGCTGGAGTACGAGCCGTCCAAGCGCATCACCCTGGCCGAAGCCCTCAAGCACCCCTTCTTTGATGTGTTGGAGATGGAGCCAAGCTCAAAAATGTGGGACTCTAGCAGAGACATCAGCCGATGACGCCAGAGGTGCCAGCCTGCCCTCAGATTCTAGCCCCCGTGGAGGCCTGTGTGATTTCTAGACACTCggtgctttttttttatacatgAGAAGAACTCCCTGGACATGTTTGTAAAGCTGTTAATATGTGAGATACTGTAAATAGCCCATATTCTATATCGGCCTCTGAGCACCATGGGCCTGACctcctgctgttgctgctgccactgtcGTGAGGCGAGGGGGCCTGTATGTCCATATTGTAAATACCTCTGTTCACGTGTTGCTTTGTCTCCTGTTCTCTCCTGCCCTCCTCGGTGTAAATACTCCAGGACTCGCAGCTCTCTGTAGCTTGTCTGTTTCCTTGTAAGTTATGAAACTGGTGGGACTGCATGGGAATTATTTTTTGGATCAATGTCATAGCCCATCCCCACACCAGAGTTTTATAAGAATTTTGTACAgtctttgtgaaaaataaatatgaagtgaATAAACCATCTGGTCTGGGTTTGGACCCTCTTGGGGCTGTTGTGCTGGTCGGTTGTGCTCCTCCTGAGCCGTGGCTGTACGCTGTGCCTTGCGGAGGGAAGGCAGGCGCATGCTCTCGTGGGATGAAAGGTACTTTGTGATCCGGGACAGCTCTATCCATCCGCACCACTCCTCCCAAGCTGGGATGCTGGACTAGTGTCTGAGCTTGCACGGGGCCTTCTTTTGGCTGCTTTTAGCCCCTGGAGCTTCAGCTGGACCTGAGCAGATTCTGGTGTGGGGAGTAGCAAAACAGAGGCTGGCCCTTCGTGACACCCCGTGATCAGTATTGAGGTGGGATAGAGAAAAAGGGGGACAAGATACCTGTGACAAATCCAGATGAAAAAGGTCTGAAGGAGCAAGTCCAGGTCCTTATCCTTCAGTACTAGAGAAACCTCTCGCTCCCTGGACAGGATGGAGCACTGGCTGCTGGTGATGGCGGTTGGAAAGCGGGTGCCCTGGTGCCCACATTGGGCTGTCAAACACGTACCCCAGCATCGGGCAGGGCCTTTTTGGCTCTTGCTGGCTCTGCAGCGAGGCTGGGGCCTTGGCTAGGTTTTTCTATGGTGGTTGCTGAGGACATTTCAGACTATACGGCAGCTCTGTGGAGATGCTCTGCTGCTGTATCTGGGACAGCCTGGCTGCGGTGGTGTCAGTAACAGAGCGGAGACGCTTAACAGTTGGTTCTGCAGGAGCTTATCGCTTTGCTGTGGCACCATCTGTGGCAGGCTGTGTCCTGGCTCTGGCAGGCTGTCACCATGAAGAGGGGTAAAGGAAAGGTCTGGCTTCACCTGGAGTGAGTGGGGGGAAGTCTTGGGAGGGGTGACACTGGGTCATCTTCATGAGCCTGTGATCCCAACTTAAAGAGCTTAGGCGGGGAGCTTTCACCTGCCTCCCCCAGTATTGCTGGGAGAGGTGGAGTGtgccagggaaggagagctggggaAGACTGGGCCCTGCTACAGGTGTAGCCAGCCCACGGCTGAGACTGGAGGAGAATTAGATTGACTAAATAATACCTGTGGTCTGtctcagactttaaaaaaaaaaaaaacaaaaaaaacacatcagCGTCCAAAACTTGAATTCCCAGCGGAGAATGGTCAAGGTGACAGGTGTCTGGGCTGAAGTGGGAGCTCCCAATTTGTGTGTAATTTTGTGAGTCTTTGTTCAGAGACTAAAGAATATTTTTAGCAgaggggtgctgctgctgctgctaagcgCCGAAGCTGGGCTGGGAACCAGAGGCAAGTAGGGACAGATGTCCTGTGCCACTCTCCGGGTGCTGAGGACTCCCCGTTTGAAGGGGGTGTCAATATGCTGTCCACACGCAGCCGATGGGACCAGGGATCCCTATAAATAACTGGTCCAGGAGACACAAAAGTTAAATCCCCCCAACTGCTTGTTGGCCACGAGTCCTTCCCTCACCCTTTTACTTCCATGGAGTCGGCTGGTTCGGGTGGGCTCAGTGACACTGCAGCTCCGCCGCACCCCGCCGCCCTCCTCGAGGGTAAAGCCCGAGGGGTTCCACGCAGGCCGGAGGCAGAGGGCGCCGCGGCCGTCCCGGTACGAGGGGTTCGGACGTGAGGCCCTCAGGGAGGCGGCCGGAGGGGCCTGCTGCCGTCGTGGGCCTGGCTGAACGGAGACGGCCCGGGGGAGGATGCGGGGCCCGGCCGTGGGAAGGGGCACCAGGAGCCCGTGGAGACGAGGTGGGGCCCGGGCGGCGGAGGGGCCCGGTCCCGGTCACGGCCCCGCTGTTGCCATGGAGACGCGCTCCCGGCAGGCCCTGcgcgggaagggggggggaaggagatgCGCCGGCACGTGACTCCCGGACATGTGACCACATCACGTGctcgccgccgcccggccctGCGCGTGCGCAGAGGCCCCCTGCAGtggggctgccccgtgctgcGGGCCGTGCCGGTGACGTCACGGTGCGGCAGCCAatcggcggcgggggggcggggtcTACGGCGGCGGCGGTCCCGGTCCGGGTCCCGCTCCTGGCTCCCGCTCCCGGTCCCGCTCCCGCCATGGCCCagcgcggcggctccgcggcgCTCCCGGACAACCCCTTCCAGGTGCGTCCCGTCCGAGCAGGAGCGGCCTCGGCCCCCGTGGTCCCGTTCCCGGTGTCACACGGTGTCTCCCGTAGGATCCCGGACCGGAACACGCGGCGCTGGACGACTACAACCCCTTCGGCAGCAGTGCGgtgaggcggcgggcgggccggccgGTGCGGCCGCTTCCCAGCAGCGGGGCCCTACCCGGGGCGACTCACCGACCCCCCTGTTCCCCGTTcttcccgcagccgccgccgccgtaCCAGGCCCCGTCGGTGCCGCCGCTCCCACCAGCCGCCAGcatggccccgccgccggccgccgcgcagcccccgcgGAAAGCCAGCCCCACCGAGCCCCGGAACTACGGCTCGTACGGCACGCAggtaacggggcggggggggcaggggacggccggcgcgggggcggcgggagaaGGCGGCAGCCCCAGGGCCTGCGCTCCCCCGCAGGCCTCGGCGGCGGCCGCCACGGCCGAGCTGCTGAAGCGGCAGGAGGAGCTGAACCGGAAAGCGGAGGAGCTGGACCGGCGGGAGCGGGAGCTGCAGAACGCGGCCCTCGGCGGCACCGCCGGTGAGtgggcggcggagccgggggcggggggggacacccttccccgcggcccccccggcactgccgctctctccttcctcccGCAGCGAGGATGAACAACTGGCCCCCGCTGCCGTCCTTCTGCCCGGTGAAGCCTTGCTTCTACCAGGACATCCCGGTGGAGATCCCCGCCGACTTCCAGAAGACCGTTTCCACCATGTATTACCTCTGGATGGGTGAGGCCCGGGGGAAGTCTACGGGCAGGTCCTGGGAGGAGGACGAGGAACAAGCGTCAGGCGTTCACAcgggtgctgctgctctggaaaaaTGGCAATTAATGCTCGGTGCCTGGGGCTGAGCCCTCGGTGGCGGGGGAGCCTGATGGatgggctggagcgagtccagagaagggcaacggagccggtgaggggtctggagcaggagtcctgcgaggagcggctgagggagctgggggtgttcagcctggagaaaagggggctgaggggagacctcgctctctacagctccctgaaaggagggggtagccggggggggtcgggctcttcccccaaggaacaggcaataggagaAAAGGAATgccctcaagttgtgccaggggaggtttaggatgaatattaggaaaaattccttcatggaaagggttgtcaggcattggaagaggctgcccagggcagtggtggagtcgccatccctggaggggtttaaaagccgggcagacgcggcgctgagggacgtgggtcagtgggggtttgggcagggttggggtgatggttggactcgatgatccggaaggtcccttccaacctcgacgatTCAATGTCCTCTCTCTTAGCCAGCACCATCGCTCTTTTCCTGAACTTCTTGTCCTCGCTGGCCTGGTTCTGCGTGGAGCCCTCATCTGGTTCTGGGTTTGGCCTCTCCATTCTCTGGGCTCTCCTCTACACGCCCTGCTCCTTTGTCTGCTGGTACAGGCCCATGTACAAAGCTTTCAGGTGTGTGTCTGCTCGGGCTCCCGCGCCAGCAAAGCAGCGGGGTGGGATGGCTGCGAGGCTGGTGCTCGAAGCTGGGGAGACTGGGCTGCTCGGTGGGATGGGCCCCTGCCCCGCGTGCAGCACCGAAGGCATCCCGGCTCCTGGTGGCCTTTGGGCCTGGGGGATGTGGTGATCCTGCACCGAGCtgatgcagtgaaatgccgaAGTTAAGGCTcctgggccccttgttttgagagatgagcttctactacaaggttatattgtcctaaagcattctttcttaaaaaatagatAAGTTCTGCCATTTAGTACTACagctgttgcatctgctctttgtacagccttaagGCACCCAGTCTCCTCAATTAAGCTCTtacttcaattagtttacagctttaatatatcaaaccctacttcagAGCTGCTGGCTGAGGAACGAATCCTGCTTGGGGTGGGGCTGCTCCAAGGAGGACACGGGAACGTGTTTTCCCGTGGACCTTGCTGTTGGAGGTCCCTGTGCTGCCTTATGCCTCTTCCTTGGATCTCTTCTTGCTTTAAGTCCCTTAACAAGTGGCCGCACCCCTGGGGCCCGCACGTTCTCCTTGCATCCCCCGCTTTGAGGAAGGCGTGAGAGTTGGTTTTCGGTGGCCTAACCTTGCCTGTCTCTTTCTCCCAGGAGTGACAGTTCCTTCAACTTCTTTGtcttcttcttcgtcttctttGCCCAGAACGTGATGTACGTGCTGCAGGCGATTGGCATACCGAACTGGGGATTCAGGTGCGTGTTGTGCTGATCCCGGGAAGCCCGGCCTGGCCGAGTGCCCCAGGAAGGCGGGTGGCGAAGGGCGAACTTGTGGGCAACTGCCTCTTGTTTTGCAGTGGCTGGATCTTGAGCCTGATAGCGCTGCGGCAGAACACGGCCGTGGCTGTGATGATGATCCTGGTGTCCTTGTTCTTCACAGCAGTGGCTGTTTTGGGCATCATTATGCTGAAAAAGGTGAGTTCAGACGGAACCTTGGGGCCAGAGTGCCCCCTTGGGAGGACAAGGAGGGGGTTTGGCAGGCACGAGGGCACGGCTCCGTTCATTGGGAGCCTGGAACAGGACCAGTGCCCTGACCCCGAGCCTGTTGCTCTCTTCCAGATCCACTCTCTGTACCGCCGGACGGGCGCCAGCTTCCAGAAAGCGCAGGAGGAGTTTGCCGCCGGGGTCTTCTCCAACCAGGCGGTGCGCACCGCTGCAGCCAACGCTGCCGCGGGTGCCGCCACCAATGCCTTCCGGGCGCCCTAGCCAAGCGGGAGGCCCCGGCTTCTTCCTCCACGTGGGGCTTGTTCTAGGGAAGAGGAAATCCAAGTTGCACTTTCATTGGATCCCCGTGTGTCTGCATCAGCTGTCAGAGGCTGCCTCATCCCAGCTTGGAAGTGCTGGTGCCTGAACCGTCTGCTGCTCTAACCCCTCTCCTCACGGATGGAGGCTGTTCTGCTTTGTGCTCGTCCCCTTCCCTCAGCGGATTGGGGAAGGAGCAGGACGGGAGGTGCTGTGACCAAGCCCCGTGGCTGTCATCGCCCTCTCTTCCAGCTCCAGGAGCCTCCTCCAGACGGGTGACAGGGACCAAAACGGCTGCTCACCTTCCCTGGGCTCTCCCATCTCCCCACCTGGTGATGGCATTTGTGTGCCCTGGGGCATGAAGGGTTCCCCGTGTGCCTCATCCCAGGGTGCGCAGGGGACGGCTCTTCCCTGGAGGCTTTTGCCTTCCCTTTGACGAGGGACCTGATTCTCTGCCAAGAACATCATCCCTGTCTTCCCCCAAGGCCAGCCCTGGTGGGGTGGCGCTagctctgtccccagggtgctgagCAGGGGGGCTGTCTCCCTCCCAtccttttccccatcctttccctccctgctgagCTGAGCCCGCTCCAGGTGCAGGGATAAGGCGAGTGGGGCCAGGACAGGCACGTGCTGCTGGTGCGACTCCCTGCCTTTAGCTTGCGTGCCCAGCCGCAGCCATCCGGGCCTGGGACGTGGGGGACCCCAAAGCCAGGCTGGGGTGGGCTCCTGGTGCCTCCTTACCTCCCTCTGCACCTCcagcttctcccttcctcctttctgcgTGCCCTGGGGCCAGTGACCCCTCGCTCCCCATGGCACTCTGCACCCAGAGCCAGGGCCTTCGCCCTCCTCCCTTCTCGGGGGCTGAGCCTATTCCTGTGCCCGGCGCTGCCCAGTATGTGCCCTCCGTCCCCGCTAGCACCTGCTGTCCCATGTCCCTGGGCCTGGTACCGCGGCACTGGTTACGCTTTGCCCCCGGCTCTTCTCCGCTGCTCCTGGgtttgtccctgctgctcctgggccGGCGAGAGGGTTCGTGCCTTCATCCGTAGGGGCCAGTGCACGCCTTGGGTCCTGCCCTGTCCCGCTGCCGTGGGGCCGATGCTGGGCGATGGAGGGGGTCCCTGCTCCGGCCGTGGCCATCCCACCATGGGGCAGCTCCAGCTgcggccccccacccccccacacaccgtGTTGCTGTGCCCGACGCCAAGCCGCCTTCAGGTTTTATTTAAGGAATAAATGAAGTTTCACTGCGTGCCTCCGCCGTCTCCCTGCGTTGCAgacgggggcgggagggggggggacacgccggggCCGCAGcgtgcggcgggggggggggggggggggcggactaCAGCTCCCGTCGTGCCGCGCAGGGGCGGCCCCGGTGCGGGCGCGGCCCGAGCTCCGTCCGgcgtgcgggcggcggcgggagcgtcCCCGGAGCTGCCCTGAGCCTCGGCCGCGCCCGctccgcctcccgccgcggccaCCGGGCTGCGGCCCCGCCGCAGCGGCCCCGGCGGAGCGGGGGATTCCCGGAggccgccgccggggctcggcgggggcgaTGCTGCGCCGCTCCCCGCGCAGCATCCCGCCGCCCGGCCGTGCCCGCCAGCCGCTccgcgccgggccggggctggggggcgccgGG encodes:
- the SCAMP3 gene encoding secretory carrier-associated membrane protein 3, whose product is MAQRGGSAALPDNPFQDPGPEHAALDDYNPFGSSAPPPPYQAPSVPPLPPAASMAPPPAAAQPPRKASPTEPRNYGSYGTQVTGRGGQGTAGAGAAGEGGSPRACAPPQASAAAATAELLKRQEELNRKAEELDRRERELQNAALGGTAARMNNWPPLPSFCPVKPCFYQDIPVEIPADFQKTVSTMYYLWMASTIALFLNFLSSLAWFCVEPSSGSGFGLSILWALLYTPCSFVCWYRPMYKAFRSDSSFNFFVFFFVFFAQNVMYVLQAIGIPNWGFSGWILSLIALRQNTAVAVMMILVSLFFTAVAVLGIIMLKKIHSLYRRTGASFQKAQEEFAAGVFSNQAVRTAAANAAAGAATNAFRAP